A window of the Cololabis saira isolate AMF1-May2022 chromosome 19, fColSai1.1, whole genome shotgun sequence genome harbors these coding sequences:
- the LOC133419309 gene encoding histone H1.0-B: protein MAETSTAPARAKKASKPKKPASHPKYSEMIQAAIVHDASRSGASRQSIQKYVRKNYKVGDNADVQIKMALKRLVAAGMLRHTKGIGASGSFRLTKPEDSKKSVKPAPPAPRARKVAKAKPKKAAKPKKVAKTPEKPKKAAAKKVKKVKAKKATPVKAKKAPAKKPIKATKPKAKPAKKAAKPKAKTPKKAAKSGKKK from the coding sequence ATGGCAGAGACGTCGACGGCGCCGGCCAGAGCCAAGAAGGCGTCCAAGCCCAAGAAGCCCGCGTCTCATCCCAAGTACTCGGAGATGATCCAGGCGGCCATCGTGCACGACGCCAGCCGCAGCGGCGCGTCCCGCCAGTCCATCCAGAAGTACGTGAGGAAGAACTACAAAGTGGGCGACAACGCCGACGTGCAGATCAAGATGGCCCTGAAGAGGCTGGTGGCGGCGGGGATGCTGCGCCACACCAAAGGCATCGGCGCGTCCGGCTCCTTCAGGCTCACCAAGCCCGAGGACTCCAAGAAGTCTGTCAAGCCGGCGCCCCCGGCGCCCAGAGCCAGGAAGGTGGCCAAAGCCAAGCCCAAGAAGGCGGCCAAGCCCAAGAAGGTGGCCAAGACGCCCGAGAAGCCCAAGAAGGCGGCGGCCAAGAAGGTGAAGAAGGTGAAAGCCAAGAAGGCGACGCCGGTCAAAGCCAAGAAGGCTCCGGCCAAGAAGCCCATTAAGGCCACCAAGCCCAAGGCGAAACCGGCCAAGAAAGCTGCAAAACCCAAGGCAAAGACGCCCAAAAAGGCAGCCAAGTCGGGGAAAAAGAAGTAG